A region from the Brassica napus cultivar Da-Ae chromosome C8, Da-Ae, whole genome shotgun sequence genome encodes:
- the LOC106418043 gene encoding CDPK-related kinase 6-like, which produces MGHCYSRNISTVEDKDGDVPNGVAQLQNNHRTSVPSSPVASGSTEANPYTISPFQSPLPAGVAPSPARTPGRKFKWPFPPPSPAKPILAALRRRRGTAPQPRDGPIPEESEEVDDQGRAGETAERLDNNFGFSKHFEGKYELGKEVGRGHFGNTCWAKAKKGKIKGQTVAVKIIAKAKMTSALSIEDVRREVKLLKALSGHRHMVKFYDVFEDADNVFLVMELCEGGELLDRILARGGRFPEADAKRILVQILSATAFFHLQGVVHRDLKPENFLFTSKNEDAVLKVIDFGLSDFSRFDQRLNDVVGSAYYVAPEVLHRSYGTEADIWSIGVISYILLCGSRPFYGRTESAIFRCVLRANPNFEDTPWPSISPIAKDFVRRLLNKDHRKRMTAAQALAHPWLRGENPGLLLDFSIYKLVKSYIRASPFRRAALKSLSKAIPEEELVFLKAQFMLLEPEDGGLFLHNFTTALTRYATDAMIESRLPDILNLLQPLAHRKLDFEEFCAAAVSVYQLEALEEWEQIATTAFEDFEREGSRAISVQELAEEMSLGPNAHPLLKDWIRSLDGKLSFLGYKKFLHGVTVRSSSSRPTR; this is translated from the exons ATGGGTCATTGTTACAGCCGGAACATTTCCACCGTTGAAGATAAGGACGGCGATGTACCCAACGGAGTCGCCCAGCTTCAAAACAACCACCGTACGTCAGTTCCCAGTTCTCCAGTTGCGTCTGGCTCTACCGAAGCCAACCCTTACACCATTAGCCCATTTCAAAGCCCGTTGCCGGCGGGAGTAGCTCCTTCTCCGGCGAGAACGCCGGGAAGAAAGTTTAAATGGCCGTTCCCGCCTCCTTCACCAGCGAAACCGATTCTGGCGGCTCTGAGACGGAGAAGGGGTACGGCTCCTCAGCCTCGAGACGGTCCTATCCCTGAGGAAAGTGAGGAAGTCGATGATCAGGGAAGAGCCGGCGAAACCGCTGAGAGGTTGGATAATAACTTCGGATTCTCGAAGCACTTCGAAGGGAAGTACGAGCTGGGGAAGGAGGTTGGTcgagggcattttggtaatacTTGTTGGGCAAAAGCCAAGAAAGGGAAGATCAAAGGGCAAACAGTAGCAGTCAAGATCATCGCCAAAGCCAAA ATGACATCAGCTCTATCCATTGAAGATGTTCGCCGAGAGGTGAAACTGCTGAAAGCTCTGTCCGGGCATAGGCATATGGTTAAGTTCTACGATGTGTTTGAGGACGCAGATAATGTCTTTCTGGTTATGGA GTTATGTGAAGGTGGAGAGTTATTGGATAGAATCTTGGCaag AGGTGGTCGGTTTCCAGAAGCAGATGCTAAGCGTATTCTTGTGCAAATTCTATCTGCAACTGCTTTTTTCCATCTTCAAGGTGTTGTGCACCGTGACCTGAAGCCTGAG AATTTTCTGTTCACCAGCAAAAATGAGGATGCAGTACTCAAGGTCATAGATTTTGGTTTATCTGATTTCTCCAGATTCG ATCAACGTCTCAACGATGTGGTAGGAAGTGCATACTACGTTGCACCTGAAGTACTCCACAGATCATACGGCACTGAAGCAGATATATGGAGCATCGGTGTCATATCTTACATATTACTCTGTGGAAGTAGACCTTTCTACGGACGAACCGAGTCTGCGATCTTTCGATGTGTCCTTAGAGCGAATCCTAATTTTGAAGATACGCCGTGGCCTTCTATATCTCCTATTGCCAAAGATTTTGTGAGAAGGCTACTGAACAAAGACCATAGGAAAAGAATGACAGCTGCTCAAGCTTTAG ctCATCCATGGCTACGAGGTGAAAACCCTGGTTTGCTTCTTGATTTCTCCATCTACAAACTAGTGAAATCTTATATTCGTGCATCTCCTTTCAGACGAGCAGCACTTAAG TCTCTATCCAAAGCTATACCAGAAGAGGAGCTTGTGTTCCTTAAAGCACAGTTCATGCTTCTGGAACCAGAAGATGGAGGCTTGTTTCTTCACAATTTCACTACG GCTTTGACAAGATATGCTACGGATGCTATGATCGAATCTAGGCTTCCTGACATTTTAAACTTG TTGCAACCCTTAGCACATAGGAAACTCGATTTTGAAGAGTTCTGTGCAGCTGCGGTTAGCGTTTATCAACTAGAGGCTCTTGAAGAATGGGAACAGATCGCAACTACAGCATTTGAGGACTTCGAACGTGAAGGAAGCCGAGCCATTTCAGTCCAAGAACTCGCTGAG GAGATGAGTTTAGGACCAAATGCGCATCCATTGCTCAAGGATTGGATCCGGAGTTTGGATGGGAAGCTGAGTTTCTTGGGGTATAAAAAGTTCTTGCACGGTGTGACTGTTCGAAGCTCGAGCTCGAGACCTACTAGGTGA